From Echinicola jeungdonensis, the proteins below share one genomic window:
- a CDS encoding MarR family winged helix-turn-helix transcriptional regulator, protein MKPEETVDFYIKTSWHAISRMYNQKAAEQEFTTSIGFVLININSHEGTPATKIAPLLGLESRSLTRMLKSMEEKGLICRKQDPSDKRSVRIFLTEEGKKKKEISIQAIQEFNESIRSKVSQNELETFFKVFRKINQVIEKTQNESIKPSS, encoded by the coding sequence ATGAAACCTGAGGAAACCGTCGATTTTTATATCAAAACATCATGGCATGCCATTTCCAGGATGTACAATCAAAAAGCGGCGGAGCAGGAATTTACCACTTCCATAGGGTTTGTTCTGATCAACATCAATTCCCATGAAGGAACGCCAGCAACTAAAATTGCCCCTTTATTGGGACTTGAATCCAGGAGTCTTACTCGGATGTTGAAATCAATGGAGGAAAAGGGCTTGATCTGTAGAAAGCAAGATCCTTCTGATAAAAGATCTGTACGTATTTTTTTGACTGAGGAGGGAAAAAAGAAAAAGGAAATTTCCATACAGGCCATTCAGGAATTTAATGAATCCATCCGTAGTAAAGTCAGCCAAAATGAATTGGAGACCTTTTTCAAGGTATTCCGTAAAATCAATCAAGTTATAGAGAAAACACAAAATGAATCAATAAAACCTTCATCATAG